The genome window ATAATTTCCGGCTCGAGATTCCGCTCCCAGAGCGAGTACTCGCTTTGCAGCGCAGATATCGGGTGCACGGCGTGCGCCCGACGGATGGTCTTCACACCGGCCTCGGAGAGCCCCAAATACCGCACCTTTCCTTCACGCACGAGATCAGCCATAGCGCCAACGGTCTCTTCAATCGGCACCGCGCGATCGACGCGATGCTGATAGAGCAGGTCGATGTGGTCGGTACCGAGCCTTTGCAACGAACCTTCAACGGCCGCACGCAGATGCTCAGGTTTACTATTGGTGCCGGTAGTCTTCGGCCCGTCGAACGAGAAGCCGAACTTCGTGGCAATAATGGCGCCGCTGCGCCGTCCGCGGAGCGCCCGCCCGAGCAGTTCCTCATTCGTGTATGGCCCATACACCTCGGCCGTGTCGAAAAAGTTCAGCCCCAGCTCAAGCGCGCGATGAATCGTGGCAATCGACTCAACGTCGTCGCGCTCGGCCGCCGTGCCGTAGCCATGGTTCATGGACATGCAGCCGAGTCCAAGCGCCGAGACGGTGAGACCTTGGGTGCCGAGCGAGCGGGTGGGAAGCATGGCGGGCTCAATGAGAGGGCGAAACTGCATATGCTATGTTTAAAGAGAGTGCGTTTTTCGAGTCACCCTTGGCTTTCCACCCTAACGCCAAAAGGGTCGGGCGTGTTGTGGCTCTCTACTCTGTACCCGCCACCCCAAACGCCCCCAACAACTTCACCGCCCTCCCCAACCTGCCAAACCTTTCATCCCCTGTTAGCCCCTTCACATGCCGCGCATAAATCTGCTGCGCAATCACGGCGACTTTGAACACCCCAAACGCCCTGTACCACGTCATCGGCACAAACGAGCGTCCCGTCACCTCTAAGTAGCGCGCCCACAGTTCCGCACGCGTGTAGTTCCCAGGCAGCGCCGTGGCCCCAAGCCCCAGCGCCCGGAACTCCGCCGGATCGCTCGCCTCCGTCCAATACCCGAGCGACGTCCCCACATCCAGCAATGGATCGCCGAGCGTCGCCATCTCCCAATCCAGAACACCAACCACGCGCGTGAGATCGGCGGTATCCAACACCAGATTGTCGTATTTAAAATCGTTGTGCACCAAACAGCTCCCCGCGTCCGCAGGCTGGTGCGTCAGAAGCCAGCCGGCCAACCGCTCCATGTCGGGCACATCCTCTGTGCGGCTCTTCTCCCATCGCGCGGTCCACCCACTCACCTGACGCGCCACATACCCGGCCCCTTTTCCCAACGCGGCAATCGCCGCATCGTCGGGCCCAATGGAGTGGATGCTCACCAACGTCTGCACAAACCGTTCGCTCAGCCCCCGCATCACCGCCGGCGCCGGCACGGGGTCGGGCGACCCGCGCAAAATGGTCCCCGCAACCCGCTCCATTATATAGAAGGGGGCTCCGACAATCCCCACGTCCTCGCACAACGCCACCGGCCGCGGCGCCGCCACCCCGCGCG of Gemmatimonadota bacterium contains these proteins:
- a CDS encoding aldo/keto reductase; this encodes MLPTRSLGTQGLTVSALGLGCMSMNHGYGTAAERDDVESIATIHRALELGLNFFDTAEVYGPYTNEELLGRALRGRRSGAIIATKFGFSFDGPKTTGTNSKPEHLRAAVEGSLQRLGTDHIDLLYQHRVDRAVPIEETVGAMADLVREGKVRYLGLSEAGVKTIRRAHAVHPISALQSEYSLWERNLEPEIIPLLQELGIGLVPFSPLGRGFLTGTTTRAEELSESDFRRNNDPRYHGSNFDANMAAAVSVREFAVSRGAAPGQVALAWLLHKGANIVPIPGTKRRQYLEENIGAASLVLSAEEMTFLNDALAPEKISGARYFAHSMGMVDR
- a CDS encoding phosphotransferase family protein, yielding EMPLAALSAWAAAQAPSVGAVREIQQYPGGFSNLTYLIAADGGTFVVRRPPRGVGPGVAHNMAREFGILTVLATRGVAAPRPVALCEDVGIVGAPFYIMERVAGTILRGSPDPVPAPAVMRGLSERFVQTLVSIHSIGPDDAAIAALGKGAGYVARQVSGWTARWEKSRTEDVPDMERLAGWLLTHQPADAGSCLVHNDFKYDNLVLDTADLTRVVGVLDWEMATLGDPLLDVGTSLGYWTEASDPAEFRALGLGATALPGNYTRAELWARYLEVTGRSFVPMTWYRAFGVFKVAVIAQQIYARHVKGLTGDERFGRLGRAVKLLGAFGVAGTE